In one Eschrichtius robustus isolate mEscRob2 chromosome 15, mEscRob2.pri, whole genome shotgun sequence genomic region, the following are encoded:
- the SH2D6 gene encoding SH2 domain-containing protein 6: protein MQLWDAVVGELGLGPGSGMDEDKLSRSKARLGPPLPPPRCADSPAWRKDDPCPSPLSAPGTWRQAQEEEEEEEDKYELPPCEALLRHLAPAHLPGTEEDSLYLDHSGPLGPPMSPPPPPPPPPQPQPEVMNSLPTCPTPGYHFPVTQGSVEPAGGHKAELALWEARPWQGISQCPSGEGLAQSSPWVLTVSAHRTGEVLMGAPFRAKEHFQSFQVHLVPGPAKKPEEDIYLDCEPGPAPALPQTLSSPVLRPPVPLPRTSVGPRPTTAPQEARNGASNATSKGRRASLCSVAATQNAPAAEEGDLLGQPWYSGNCDRHAVESALLRCQKDGAYTVRPSSGPRGSQPFTLAVLLHGRVFNIPIRRLDGGRHYALGREGRNHEELFSSVAAMVQHYLQHPLPLVDRHSGSRQLTCLLFPTKP, encoded by the exons atGCAGCTGTGGGATGCAGTCGTGGGGGAGCTAGGGCTGGGCCCTGGGAGTGGCATGGACGAA GACAAGCTCAGCAGGAGCAAGGCCAG GTTGGGGCCACCCCTTCCACCCCCAAGATGTGCAG ACTCCCCAGCTTGGAGAAAAGATGACCCCTGCCCATCTCCTCTGTCTGCCCCAGGGACCTGGAGGC aagcccaggaggaggaggaagaagaggaggataaATATGAGCTGCCCCCCTGTGAGGCTCTGCTCCGCCACCTAGCCCCTGCCCACCTTCCTGGCACTGAGGAGGACTCTTTGTACttgg ATCACTCTGGCCCCCTGGGCCCTCCCatgtcaccaccaccaccgccaccaccgCCACCGCAGCCCCAGCCCGAGGTGATGAACagcctccccacctgccccaccccaggcTACCATTTCCCAGTGA CCCAAGGCAGCGTGGAGCCCGCCGGAGGCCACAAAGCAGAGCTGGCCCTTTGGGAGGCGAG GCCCTGGCAGGGCATCAGCCAGTGTCCTTCTGGGGAGGGCCTCGCCCAGAGCTCCCCTTGGGTGCTCACGGTGTCTGCGCACAGGACGGGGGAGGTGCTCATGGGCGCCCCCTTCCGGGCAAAGGAGCACTTTCAATCATTCCAGGTCCACCTT GTGCCGGGCCCAGCAAAGAAGCCCGAGGAGGACATATACCTAGATTGTGAGCCCGGTCCAG CCCCGGCCTTGCCTCAGACTCTGAGCTCCCCAGTCCTGAGGCCCCCAGTCCCTCTACCAAGGACATCAGTGGGGCCCAG GCCCACCACGGCCCCCCAGGAAGCTCGGAAT GGAGCGTCGAATGCCACCTCTAAAG GAAGGAGAGCCTCTCTTTGCTCTGTAGCTGCCACCCAGAATGCCCCAGCTGCCGAg GAAGGTGATCTGCTGGGCCAGCCTTGGTACTCAGGGAACTGTGACCGCCACGCTGTTGAGAGTGCCCTGCTCCGATGCCAAAAG GACGGGGCCTACACCGTGCGCCCCAGCTCAGGCCCTCGTGGTTCTCAGCCCTTCACCCTGGCAGTACTTCTCCACGGCCGGGTCTTCAACATTCCCATCCGCCGGCTGGATGGCGGGCGCCACTACGCCCTGGGCCGGGAAGGCAGGAACCACGAGGAG CTCTTCTCCTCCGTGGCCGCCATGGTCCAGCACTACCTGCAGCACCCCCTACCGCTCGTGGACAGACACAGCGGCAGCCGGCAGCTCACCTGCCTGCTCTTCCCCACCAAGCCCTGA